The sequence GCGCGACCGTGCGCAGGCGCTGAACTATCTGGTGCTGCTGATCGGCGAGCCGCTGCCGGACGACCTGCCGGCAGGCATGCCGCTCGACGCGCAGAACCTGCTGACGGACGTGCCGGCAGGCCTTCCGTCGGACCTGCTGACGCGTCGTCCCGACGTGATGCAGGCCGAGCAGACGCTTCTGGCCGCGAATGCGAACATCGGTGCGGCGCGCGCGGCGTTCTTCCCGAAGATCTCGCTGACGGCCGCGTTCGGCACGGCCAGCCCGACGCTTGGCGGCCTGTTCAAGGCCGGCACCGCGGCGTGGTCGTTCGCGCCGAACATCGCGCTGCCGATCTTCGAAGGCGGCTCGAACCTCGCGAACCTCGATCTTGCACACGTGCAGAAGCGCATCGAGATCGCGAGCTACGAGAAGGCGATCCAGTCGGCATTCCGCGAAGTGTCGGATGGCCTCGCCGCACGCGGCACGTACGATCAGCAGATCGCGGCGCTGGAGCGCAACGAGCATGCGCAGCAGCGACGTTTCGACCTGTCGGACCTGCGCTACAAGAACGGCGTCGACAGCTACCTGTCGGTGTTGACTGCGCAGACGGATCTGTACAACGCGCAGCAGTCGCTGATCAGCGCACGTCTGGCACGCTGGACGAACCTGGTCACCCTGTACCGCGCGCTGGGCGGTGGGTGGGTCGAGCGGGCCGGCGAGACGCCGCGCGCGCCGGATGCACCGGTCGACTACGACAGGGCGGCTGCTCCGGCGCCCGCGTCGGCAGTAGCGACGAACGGGTAAGCAAGACCAAGGGCAGGGGCAAGCCACGCCCCCTGTTCGCAGAGGCTGCCCGACGCGAAAACGAAAACGCCACGGATGAAAATCCGTGGCGTTTCTTTTTACGCAGCCAAAGTAGCCGCGCGCATTGGACGCGGCGTTACGTTACCCCTGCTTTTCCCAAAGCGTGCGGCCGAAGAACGTCAGCGTACGATCCCACGCCGTTTGCGACCACACCGGATCGAACTGCGTGCCAGCGATGCGGCCGGGGCCGACGGCCGTTTCGTTCGCGAATGCGTGATGCGCGAGATAGCGATGGAATTCGACATTGACCTTCGCATCGGTCAGCTTCTTTTCGAGCGCATCGACCTGGTCGATCGCGAAGAATGCGTCCTGCGTGGCCCAGTGGCCCATCAGCGGCACCTTGAGCTTGGCCGGATCGAGGTAGTCGAGCGGCGGGAAGCCGTACCACGTGACGCCAGCGTCCGCATCGGCGAACTGCAGCGACAGCAGCGTGAGTGCGCCGCCCATGCAGTAACCCGTCACCGCGACCCGCGAGGCCAGCGTCTTCAGATGCGTCACGGCGCCCGGAATGTCCTGCGAAGCTGCGTCGCCGAAATCGAGCCCGGTCATCAGGTGATGCGCCTCCTCTTCCTCGACCGTCGATTTGCCGCGATACAGGTCGGGCACGAGCGCGAAGTAGCCGCAGCGCGCGAGGCGATCCGCGACGCCGCGGATCTGGTCGTTCAGCCCCCACCATTCCTGGATGACGACGACCGCGGGCGCGCCTTCGGTCTTTGCCGGCGTGGCGAGATAGCCCTGCAGTTCCTGGCCGTCCGGGCGTCGAAACGTGATCATGGAACCGGATGTTTGAGACATGAAACCGCTCCTTTTCGAAAAATGCGATGAGTGCGGCATCGGGGCCGGCCCGCGGGCACGGCGACGATCGGGCAAGCCGGGCGTCGTGGTTCCGCTCGCGTTCGTTTCGGCCGGCACCGACCACGCGGCCATTCTATGCGCAAACACCAGCTACCGTCGTGAACGGAGCCGCGCGGTATGCGATCCGCAAGATCGCATCGATCGGGAGCACGCAATCCGTTCCGGGAGCGGACGACCGGAAAGCAAACACCCCGCCCCGATGAACGGGAGCGGGGTGTTTCGTCTGCAGCGCGCGTATCGGAATACGCGGGCGCGTGTCCGGCTTACTGGCCGAAATACACGGAGTCGCGGCCATCCTGCTTGACTGCGATCGCGCGGCCGGCGCGTACGCCAGCGGCGGCTTGCGCGCCGTAGCCGGTTTCATCGGCGTTCGTCACGCGAGCCTGGGCGGTCTGCAGTGCGCGCGGGTAATACTGATCGGAGACTTCGGGCTTGTAGCCGGCCTGTTCGAGCTGGACGAGTTCCGCGCGCACCTGGGCACGCGTCAGCTGGCCCGACGGGTTCGATTGTGCAAATGCGCCGTACGAGGCGGACAGGGCGGTTGCGGCGACGACTGCGTAGATGAACGACTTCATGATGACCTCCGGTTTCATTGATTTCGCGCTTCGCTTGTTGCGTTCAGCGGTTGATTGCATCGTAGCGATCGCGCTACCGGTCGGAAATACGCGTTCCAGCGATTAATTATTGCAACTGGGTAAACGATCCGAGCAGGCGGGTGTTTCGTCTGATGATTGCGAGGGCGTCCGGTGCCTGGCAGGGACTGCGGATGGACCTTCGAGTGGGGCAATGTCGTCGATCGGCCGGGGCCACACAACGATCAGTTGAATCGCATTCCGAAATATTTGAACGAGGCCTTCGATATCGGCCGCGCCGTCCGTGCGCACTGCCGCGTCACTCGACCACGACCGCCTGCCGTTTCCGGTATTCGGCAGGTGTGATTCCGACATGCCGGGTGAACGACCGCCTGAGCGTATCGACATTCGCGAAGCCGCATTTCGCGGCGACCTGTTTCGGCGTGTCGTGGCCGTTCTCGAGCAAGTGGCGGGCGGCCGAAATGCGGGTCGCCTCGACCCATGCGGCCGGCGTCATGCCGACTTCCGCACGGAACAGCCGTGCGAAGTGACGCGGACTCATGCCCGCATGCTTCGCCATTTCCGCCACCGAATGCTCGAGCTCCGGATTT comes from Burkholderia lata and encodes:
- a CDS encoding efflux transporter outer membrane subunit, whose amino-acid sequence is MQKHALTATAAALAAALFATGCTMAPHYKRPDAPVAQTYPAGGVYATQPGATGARSANGQAATAIGWREFFVDPRLQRLIEIALKNNRDLRVSVLNIEAARAQYQITRAGLFPTLDGIGTGSRQRLPNALTSVSGRNITTTYNVGLSASWELDLFGRVQSLKDQALAQYLSTSYARQAQEISLVSQVADQYLTLLSSDDLLKVTEDTLKSAQASYNLTKLKFDNGTGSELDLRQAQTVVETALASQQSQARDRAQALNYLVLLIGEPLPDDLPAGMPLDAQNLLTDVPAGLPSDLLTRRPDVMQAEQTLLAANANIGAARAAFFPKISLTAAFGTASPTLGGLFKAGTAAWSFAPNIALPIFEGGSNLANLDLAHVQKRIEIASYEKAIQSAFREVSDGLAARGTYDQQIAALERNEHAQQRRFDLSDLRYKNGVDSYLSVLTAQTDLYNAQQSLISARLARWTNLVTLYRALGGGWVERAGETPRAPDAPVDYDRAAAPAPASAVATNG
- a CDS encoding dienelactone hydrolase family protein, with product MSQTSGSMITFRRPDGQELQGYLATPAKTEGAPAVVVIQEWWGLNDQIRGVADRLARCGYFALVPDLYRGKSTVEEEEAHHLMTGLDFGDAASQDIPGAVTHLKTLASRVAVTGYCMGGALTLLSLQFADADAGVTWYGFPPLDYLDPAKLKVPLMGHWATQDAFFAIDQVDALEKKLTDAKVNVEFHRYLAHHAFANETAVGPGRIAGTQFDPVWSQTAWDRTLTFFGRTLWEKQG
- a CDS encoding DUF4148 domain-containing protein, producing MKSFIYAVVAATALSASYGAFAQSNPSGQLTRAQVRAELVQLEQAGYKPEVSDQYYPRALQTAQARVTNADETGYGAQAAAGVRAGRAIAVKQDGRDSVYFGQ